From one Streptomyces sp. R41 genomic stretch:
- a CDS encoding MarR family winged helix-turn-helix transcriptional regulator: MTATPAPSPQAPSAPSDGDYLRLDQQICFSLNAASRAFGGVYRVILKDLGLTYPQYLVMLVLWEHGELPVKKVGEHLRLDSGTLSPLLKRLEAAGLVRRERNARDERSVHVHLTDEGVALRERALHVPRRIAAATGAGLEEIRELRARLDRLTAALDEAALEETPGCV; this comes from the coding sequence ATGACCGCCACGCCCGCCCCGAGCCCGCAGGCCCCGTCCGCTCCGTCCGACGGGGACTACCTCCGCCTCGACCAGCAGATCTGCTTCTCCTTGAACGCCGCCTCGCGCGCTTTCGGCGGCGTCTACCGCGTGATCCTCAAGGACCTGGGGCTCACCTACCCCCAGTACCTGGTGATGCTGGTGCTGTGGGAGCACGGCGAGCTGCCCGTCAAGAAGGTCGGCGAGCACCTGCGACTGGACTCCGGGACACTGTCGCCGCTGCTCAAGCGCCTGGAGGCGGCCGGTCTCGTACGACGTGAGCGCAACGCCCGGGACGAGCGCTCCGTGCACGTCCACCTCACCGACGAGGGCGTCGCCCTGCGCGAGCGCGCCCTGCATGTGCCGCGCCGGATCGCCGCGGCCACGGGCGCCGGCCTCGAAGAGATCCGCGAGCTCCGGGCCCGCCTCGACCGCCTGACGGCGGCACTGGACGAGGCGGCACTGGAGGAGACGCCGGGCTGCGTCTAG
- a CDS encoding glycosyltransferase 87 family protein yields the protein MSALKRPHHVLALAAAWLATRSLMLWLLAHDDLDALGRGGVSREVGHLYFRWYGVLSQGAFPVGDRLWQYPPGAGPVLLAPALLPTLTYFTAFVTLTLVADAGITYALTRAGRRPGRSLRGAALWTGGLPLLLHIPLARYDVQVTAFAVISLLTLSRSTRACGAFAALGALVKVWPALTLIGTPRGRTTREVWTSAVITAAALLALLTAVFRDPFDFLRQQGGRGVQIESLGGTVLGFARRAGWPGKARYQYGAMEFVGPYVSVVAAVSLALTLAAFGLLLLWRVRARHWTAATAYDAALAAVLLFTVTSRVISPQYMVWLLGLSAVCLTSRHTTQRPVAALIVAATAVSSVAYPGLYGEVVHSTWTGCLLMLVRNGLLATAAGMSFARLWRSGLPMAMTDTADRVKSDGPPRNPHPIPAVFRTRH from the coding sequence ATGAGCGCCTTGAAGAGACCCCACCACGTGCTTGCCCTCGCCGCCGCCTGGCTCGCCACCCGCTCCCTGATGCTGTGGCTGCTCGCCCACGACGACCTCGACGCGCTCGGCCGGGGCGGGGTCTCGCGCGAGGTGGGGCACCTGTACTTCCGTTGGTACGGCGTCCTGTCGCAGGGCGCGTTTCCGGTGGGCGACCGCCTGTGGCAGTACCCGCCGGGCGCGGGCCCGGTGCTGCTCGCGCCCGCCCTGCTGCCGACGCTGACATACTTCACGGCCTTCGTGACCCTCACGCTCGTCGCGGACGCCGGGATCACCTATGCCCTCACGCGCGCGGGGCGACGCCCCGGGCGCAGCCTGCGCGGGGCCGCCCTGTGGACAGGGGGCCTCCCCCTGCTCCTGCACATCCCGCTCGCCCGGTACGACGTCCAGGTCACCGCCTTCGCCGTCATCTCGCTGTTGACGTTGTCGCGCTCCACGCGCGCGTGCGGCGCCTTCGCCGCACTGGGGGCGTTGGTGAAGGTCTGGCCCGCGCTGACGCTGATCGGGACACCCCGGGGCCGTACGACCCGGGAGGTCTGGACATCGGCGGTGATCACGGCGGCCGCGCTGCTCGCGCTTCTGACGGCCGTCTTCCGCGACCCGTTCGACTTCCTTCGCCAGCAGGGCGGCCGGGGCGTGCAGATCGAGTCGCTCGGGGGCACGGTCCTGGGCTTCGCGCGCCGCGCCGGGTGGCCGGGCAAGGCGCGCTACCAGTACGGAGCGATGGAGTTCGTCGGCCCGTACGTCTCCGTGGTGGCCGCCGTCTCGCTTGCCCTCACGCTCGCCGCGTTCGGGCTCCTGCTGCTGTGGCGGGTGCGGGCGCGGCACTGGACAGCGGCGACCGCGTACGACGCCGCGCTCGCCGCCGTGCTGCTGTTCACGGTGACGAGCCGGGTGATCAGCCCCCAGTACATGGTGTGGCTGCTCGGTCTGTCCGCCGTGTGCCTGACCTCGCGGCACACCACACAGCGCCCGGTGGCCGCACTGATCGTGGCGGCGACGGCGGTCAGCTCGGTGGCGTACCCCGGCCTGTACGGGGAAGTCGTCCACAGCACCTGGACGGGCTGCCTGCTGATGCTCGTACGCAACGGTCTGCTGGCGACGGCGGCGGGGATGTCGTTCGCGCGGCTGTGGCGGTCGGGCCTTCCCATGGCCATGACAGATACGGCAGACCGGGTCAAATCAGACGGGCCTCCACGGAACCCGCACCCGATTCCTGCCGTCTTCCGCACGAGACACTAA
- a CDS encoding glycosyltransferase family 2 protein, protein MSSQHAQVSVVVIGYNDATHVREAVRSALAQGPAVREVIAVDDCSTDGSAALLDGLAAAEPRLRVIRRAVNSGGCGTPRNDGIDAATAPYVMFLDSDDVLPPGAVDALLAAADGQRAQVAAGLCVRRELPSGREVPWERALYAKPALVSHPARRTRLVRDTLCVNKLYRTDFLRRHGIRFPEGRFHYEDFVFTARVLAAGPRIALVPDTVYIWHVRREAAHLSISLDRADIANWRARTDANRAAYEILLGAGEKGLARAVHAKFLDHELRMYTRELELRDPEYRRAWWELTRAYLSSFDATDFTVNPTAPGRLVARVVLASPAPRDLPRLKELAARPARLLPPYARASDTTPIWSDDLPQVTLDHFLTRPAHLLPAAVDAELRPRARGTRLRLRLHELYGRMAQAGPTSVGVEFVHREEGRVGLRREVNFLADRYGDVWTAQTPVDLAALGAGTWDLRLELRFRDGSSREATAHALTGPGLLRRRAVPDARHGVLLVQPYRTHAGALALRTASGWRGMTDVVRRRLKRLVH, encoded by the coding sequence ATGAGCTCTCAGCACGCGCAGGTCAGTGTGGTCGTCATCGGGTACAACGACGCCACCCACGTGAGGGAAGCGGTGCGCTCGGCGCTCGCCCAGGGCCCGGCCGTCCGTGAGGTGATAGCCGTGGACGACTGCTCGACGGACGGCAGCGCGGCCCTCCTCGACGGCCTCGCCGCCGCCGAGCCGCGCCTGAGAGTGATCCGCCGCGCGGTCAACAGCGGCGGCTGCGGCACTCCCCGCAACGACGGAATCGACGCGGCGACGGCCCCCTACGTGATGTTCCTGGACAGCGACGACGTGCTGCCGCCCGGCGCGGTGGACGCGCTGCTCGCGGCCGCGGACGGGCAGCGCGCGCAGGTCGCGGCCGGGCTGTGCGTGCGCCGCGAGCTGCCCTCGGGCCGCGAGGTGCCCTGGGAGCGCGCGCTCTACGCGAAGCCCGCCCTCGTCTCCCACCCCGCGCGGCGCACGCGCCTGGTCCGCGACACGCTCTGCGTCAACAAGCTGTACCGCACCGACTTCCTGCGCCGGCACGGGATCCGCTTCCCCGAGGGCCGCTTCCACTACGAGGACTTCGTGTTCACCGCGCGCGTGCTGGCCGCCGGGCCGCGTATCGCGCTCGTACCCGACACGGTGTACATCTGGCATGTACGGCGCGAGGCCGCACACCTCTCGATCTCGCTCGACCGCGCGGACATCGCCAACTGGCGGGCCAGGACCGATGCGAACCGGGCCGCGTACGAGATCCTGCTCGGCGCAGGCGAGAAGGGGCTCGCGCGGGCGGTGCACGCCAAGTTCCTCGACCACGAGCTGCGGATGTACACGCGCGAACTCGAACTGCGCGACCCGGAGTACCGGCGCGCCTGGTGGGAGCTCACGCGCGCCTATCTCTCGTCCTTCGACGCGACCGACTTCACCGTCAATCCGACCGCCCCCGGCCGCCTCGTCGCCCGCGTCGTACTGGCCTCCCCCGCACCCCGCGACCTGCCCCGCCTCAAGGAGCTCGCGGCCCGCCCGGCCCGGCTGCTCCCGCCGTACGCCCGCGCCTCCGACACCACGCCCATCTGGTCGGACGACCTCCCCCAGGTCACGCTGGACCATTTCCTGACGCGCCCCGCCCACCTGCTGCCGGCCGCCGTCGACGCCGAACTGCGGCCCCGCGCGCGTGGCACCCGGCTGCGGCTGCGTCTGCACGAGCTGTACGGGCGGATGGCTCAGGCGGGTCCGACGTCGGTGGGCGTGGAGTTCGTGCACCGGGAGGAGGGCCGGGTGGGACTGCGCCGCGAGGTGAACTTCCTGGCGGACCGGTACGGCGACGTCTGGACGGCCCAGACGCCGGTGGACCTGGCGGCGCTGGGCGCGGGCACGTGGGATCTCCGGCTGGAGCTCCGCTTTCGCGACGGCAGCAGCCGGGAGGCCACCGCGCACGCGCTCACGGGCCCCGGCCTGCTGCGCCGCCGCGCGGTCCCGGACGCCCGCCACGGCGTCCTGCTCGTGCAGCCGTACCGCACGCACGCGGGGGCGCTCGCGCTGCGCACGGCGTCCGGATGGAGAGGAATGACCGATGTAGTACGCCGCCGCCTCA